A stretch of DNA from Variovorax paradoxus:
CCCCCGGATCCGCGAACTGCTCAAGGTGCCGGAGTTGGACATTCAGATTCACAAAGTGAGCCATTGGATCGTCGAATCGGTCCTTGCCGACAAGTACCGTGGCGGCCGTTGCGTCGTCATCGGCGATGCCGCGCACCGCCATCCGCCTACGACCGGCCTGGGCCTGAACTCCGGCATCCAGGATGCGCACAACCTCGCATGGAAACTTGCCGCGCTGGTGCGCAACCAGGCCGGCGACCACCTGCTCGATTCCTACGAGCAGGAGCGCAGACCGGTGGCGGCACGCAACACACGCTGGGCACTCTTCACCTTCATGAACCACTTTGTCACCGACGCAGGATTTGGCCTTGTCGCCGGCGCACCGCCGGAGGTGCAGGTGGCGGCCTTCCGTATGCTGATGGTCGACGGCTACGAAGGCGATTGGGCACGCGCGCGCATGCAGGAGGTGCTCGCGACGCAGCGGATGGAATTCTGTGCACACGATCTCGAACTGGGCTTCGCCTACGACGGCAATGCCGTCGTGCCCGACGGGACGCCGGAGCCTGCACGGGCCACGATGGGCGACGTATACACGCCGACCACCCGGCCCGGACATCGCCTGCCGCACGCCTGGCTGACGCAGAACGGCAAGCGTGTGTCGACACATGACATTTGCGGCCGCGGTCGTTTCGTATTGCTGGCTGGCGCAAAAGGCGGAGCATGGAAAGAAGCGGCTCGCATTGCCGCCAGGCAGTGCAACGCAGACGTGCAGGCCTACGTCATCGACGTGGCGGGCGACTTGGAGGATGCGGACGGGTTGTGGGCACGCCTGCGGCAGATCGAGGACGACGGCGCGATTCTCGTACGACCCGATGGGCATGTGGGATGGCGTGCCGCCAGCCTGCCTCTGAACCCAGGCGAAGCCTTGAGCAAAGTGATCGGCCGCATCCTAGGACAGGTCACTGGCAATGAAGACAACACGCACCACAGCGCCGTCGAGGCCGCCGTAGCGGTCGCGGCATTGGAAGTCGAGGCCTCGTGACAATCCACGCCGCGATCGCCGAAGCCGGCGCGGCGCAGGTCGCGCAGGCCGAATGCTCGCGTCTGTTCGTCGACTTCGCGAACGCCATGGATCACCACGATCACTCGCGGGTGATGGATCTCTTCTCGGAGGACGCGGTGCTCGAACGCCCCGCAAGCGTGCTGCGCGGAAGGCAGGAAATCAGCGGCTTTGTGCTGCAGCGCCCACGGCACCACGTGACGCGGCATCTCTGCACGAATCAGGCCATCGACGTGCTCTCCAACGAGCGCGCGACGGGACTCGCCTACGTCCTGTTCTTTCAGGCTCCGAACGAAGGGGCTGCCCTCCTGCCGCTGCGGATGCCGAATCCGGCGCTGGTGGAATACCGCGCAGCTTTCATTCGTAATGAGGATCGATGGCGAATAGATGCGCTCGCGATCACAGTGATCTTCTCAAACTGATTCGCACCGCGATAGTCATGATTCCCTGGCCTGGACTCCACCAGAAACGCGCGGCGGAATTTGTTGGCCGATGACACATTGGCGAAGCGGTAGGAACAAGTGCGAGTTCGTTTCGGCCGAAAACGGTCGTTCTGAGTAGGCACCGAAAACCACAACAAGTCGAGGGGCCCGGCCTCGGATAGACAGCGGCCGTGCGAGCCGGCGTCCGTCGAACGTCAGATAACTATCGGAGTTGTCGCTCATGCCGACTATCGCGAGTGACTCTGACCAGTCTAAATCGGGCATCGACATAGGACGTATAAAGTGATTTCGCGCACCAATTTCGGAAGTTCTGTACCTTCGCTCCGTGGAGCAGATGCCTCAGGCTCCTTGCCGAAACCACTGACTACGACGACGGTTGGCGGGCGACTTCACTCGCATCTCCCCATTGGAAATGCCGCGACCACCAGCCTACCCTTGTTGTCGTGCAGCGCAGTTTCGGGAAACGCGATGCGCATTCTTTCCAAGCTTGATCACTGTGAGCGTCCTGCCATCCCATCTTGACCGGCCTCACGCGGGTCACCTGGACTGCAGTTGTGCTCCGACGTAGGCAACGCACTCCACGAGGTTGAGGGCGGCCAGCAGCAAGAACTTCTCGGCGTCAGTTGTCACGCGCAGCAGGTCGTGCTGGCCAAGGTGGCCATACACAAACGCCAGCAAGGCGTGCCAGCCAGGACGACCAGGAAGCCATTTCAATCAACTTTCAGGCGCCGCACCACCCAGGCGTAGCGGGTCTCGCCGATGACGATCTTGCGCGGGCTCATGCGTCAGCTGTGGTCGACATAGCCACCCAGCCGGCCGCAGTGCAGGCAGCCGAAGACGAACACCGCAGTGCCGCGCTTGCGCGACGGCGTGTCGAGCAGCCATTGCCAATTGGTGTCGCCGCCGAGGTCCGCTTCGTCGCAGATGGCGCGAACGAAGTCGCTGCCCGCCTCCGACGCGAGCAGGGCACGGTCGACATGCTCGATCTCTCCGAGAAAGCGGCCGGCGTCGTTGCAGTGTGCCCACCACTGCTCTTGCTGGTAGCTGAAGAAGCTGGGCGTGCGTTGCGACACCTCGGCCAGCACGGCGGCGGGCAACTCGACCTCGCCCATGCCGATGGACGCCACGTCGTTGAACTCGCCGTCGAACTTTGCCGCGGCCGAACCGTCGGCGATGCACCAGGGGCAGAAGTGCGATGTGTCGCCCACCGCGTAGAAGCTGCCGCCGTAGATGTAGCCCGTGGCCTTGCCGCAGCATGCGCAGGCCTCGCCCGACGTGCGCACCACGCCCGACGCGAAGGGGTCGGCGTAGTAGCGGAACCCGGGCAGCGCACGCGCAGGGTCGGGCTGCACGGCTTCGGGTTCACGCGCCTGGTCGATGGCGGCCCGCAGGTCGGCTGCATACGGCTCGCACCACGTGCCGGCGATCGCGTTGAACATGAAGACTTCTTCAGCCACCACGCCCGTCACCTCGTCCCGCAGCACGAACAGCTGCTGCAAGAGCGTGTAGTCGTGCGCGATGCTGATGCCGTTGCGCGCAAAACGCGCGTCTTTCAGCGCCAGTTTGGTGTAGTGCGCGATGTCTTCGCCGGTTCGCTTCATTTGCTTGCGGTCGGTCGCGTCGAAGACCGGGTGCAACTGCCATTCGCCGTCGCTGCGGCGCGGGTCGCCGAAGGTGCCGCCGTTGGAAGCCGCGTAGCAGGCCTTGAGAACCGGCGGCAGTACGACACCGAGCTTTTTTTCGAGTGCATGGAGTGCGCTGTCGGGGGCGGGCGGCGGTGGACGGTATCGGGACATGGCGCTGAAGGATGGGCCCACGGGGGGCAATCCAATGTTGATAAACGTGTTTATATCCGCCTTCCATCGCCACAGCAGGTTGGCGTTGATGCCATGGGCCATCGCAACCGCGGCCATTGACATGCCGGACTGCGCGCAGGCTGCCGCGGCACCCGCATGAAACCATAACTCTCCAAGGTTTGAGGGCCGGTTCAGAGTTGAAGTGGACACGAGGCTCCTATGTCCCGATCCGGCTTTCAAGATGGTTGGACTGGACGCTCACTGATCACTGGCCTTTCGACGCATCCTTCGTCTCCTGATCCGACTTTTCCGACATGGCCAACCGTTCGGGGGCCTTACCGTCGCGATCGAAATTCTGCAAGCAGGCAGATTTCCCCGCCGCCTGCCCCCTCCTCCTGTCCCTGAGCTTGAGAGCGTGGTGCGCCCTGCCCACAGCACCTGCCACGCAGTTCCCGGGTTCAAAAAAGTCGATTGACCTTCCCAGCGTGGCAAGCCGGATAAACGCAACGGGAGCTGCTTCAGCTCGGAAAAAACCAAATCGACTCCCGTCGCGAAAGGCAAGAAAGATGAAGGTCAAACGCGTAACCCCGATCACTGCGGCAATGAGCGTCGCGCTCGCGCTCGTGATCGCCGGCTGCAAGGAAACGGCACCGGCTGCCGCCCCCGCCAAGCCCCCCGACGTTCCGGTGGCCGAGGTGGTCGTCCGTCCGGTGTCGCCATTCGTCGAGTTCACCGGCTCGCTCACCGCAGTCAAGCGGGTCGAACTGCGCCCGCGTGTCGCCGGCTACATCCAGGACGTGAGCGTGCCCGAGGGGCGCTTCGTCGAGAAGGGCCGCAGTCTCTTCGTCATCGATCCCCGGGTGTTCCAGGCCACGCTGAACGCCGCGACGGCGCGCCTGCGCCAGGCCGAAGCGGCATCGATGCTTGCCCAGGCAGACCATGCGCGGGCCGAACAGCTGTTCGCCCAGAAGATCGCCGCGCGCGATCGCCTCGACACCGCCACCGCCGCGCTGAACGCGGGCAAGGCGCAGGTCGATGCCGCGAAGGCTGCGCTGGACGCCGCCCGGCTCGACCTGAGCTTTGCGCGAGTCACCGCGCCGATCAGCGGCCGCGTCGGCCAGGCGCTCGTCACCGAAGGCAACTACGTCGCCAGTGGCGTGACGCCGCTCACGACGATCGTCTCGATCGATCCGCTGCATGTCTATTTCGATGTCGATGAGCGCACGTACCTGCGTTCGCTCGCCGCAGGCCGGGCCACCGCGGCCCCGCAAGGGTCGCAGGCGTCCAAGGTCATGGTGGCATTGCTCACCGACAAGACCTATTCGCGACCCGGCCGTGTCGACTATCTCTCCAACGCCAGCGATCGCGCAACGGGCACGGTGCGCGTACGCGCCGTGGTTGCCAACCCCGACGGGCATCTGACGCCGGGCCTCTTTGCCAAGGTCAAGCTGGAAACCGGCGCGCCGCAAGCCAGGGTGCTGATCTCCGATCAATCGATCGGCACCGACCAAGGCAGCCGCTATGTGCTCGTTGTCGGCAAGGACGACAAGACCGAATACCGACCCGTCGAACTGGGCCCGGTGGTCGACGGCTTGCGCGTGATCGAGCAGGGCCTGCAGCCGGGCGAGCGCATCGTCGTCAAGGGTCTGGTGCGCCCGGGCATGCAGGTCGCGCCGCAGCCGGCCGCGATCGACGGCACGCCCGCCGCGGCGGCACCTCCCGCCTCGGGAGCCGCGCAATGACGTTCCCGCGTTTCTTCATCGATCGCCCGATCTTTGCCATCGTTCTCTCGATCCTGATGGTGATCGCCGGGGGCGTGGCCTTCTTCCAGTTGCCGCTCAGCGAGTACCCGGCGGTGACGCCGCCGACCGTGCAGGTGACGGCCTCGTACCCGGGCGCCAACCCCAAGGTGATTGCCGAAACGGTGGCAGCACCGCTGGAGCAGGCGATCACCGGGGTCGAGGGCATGCTGTACATGTCTTCGCAATCGGCCACCGACGGCCGGATGATCCTGACCGTCACCTTCGCGCAGGGCACGAATGCCGACATGGCACAGATCCAGGTGCAGAACCGGGTCTCGCGCGCGCTGCCGCGCCTGCCTGAAGAGGTGCAGCGCCAGGGCGTCGTCACGCAGAAAACCTCGCCTGACATCCTGATGGTGGTTCACCTGCTGTCGCCCGACAAGCGCTACGACCCGCTCTACATCTCGAACTACGCCTACCTTCAGGTGCGCGACGAGCTGTCCCGCATCGCGGGGGTGAGCGACGTGCTGGTCTGGGGCGCGGGCGAATACAGCATGCGGCTGTGGCTCGATCCGAACCTGATCGCCGCACGCGGGCTGACGGCCGGCGACGTGATTGCCGCAGTGCGCGAGCAGAACGTGCAGGTCGCGGCCGGCTCCGTCGGCCAGGCACCCAACTCCAGTGCCGCCTTCCAGGTGACGGTGAACACACTGGGGCGCTTGACCGACGAGGCGCAGTTCGGCGACATCATCATCCGCACCGGCGTCGACGGCCAGGTGACGCGCCTGCGCGATGTCGCCCGCATCGAGATGGGGGCCGATGCCTACGCGCTGCGCAGCCTGCTCGACGGCGAACCCGCCGTCGCGCTGCAGATCATCCAGAGCCCGGGCGCCAACGCGCTCGACGTTGCGCAGGCGGTGCGAACCACCATGCAGCGGCTCGAAGGCAACTTCCCCGCAGGGCTGAGTTCGCGCATCGCCTACGACCCGACGGTCTTTGTCCGTGCTTCGCTGGAGTCGGTGGCGACCACGCTCCTGGAGGCGATCCTTCTCGTGGTCATCGTGGTGGTGCTGTTCCTGCGCAACTGGCGGGCGTCGCTCATCCCTCTCATGGCGGTGCCGGTGTCGCTGATCGGCACCTTCGCCGTCATGCACCTGATGGGCTTCTCGCTCAACACGCTGTCGTTGTTCGGCCTGGTGCTGTCGATCGGCATCGTCGTCGACGACGCGATCGTGGTGGTCGAAAACGTCGAGCGCCACATCGAGAACGGCGAGGCGCCCGCGCAGGCCGCGAGGCGCGCGATGGACGAGGTCACCGGACCCATCATCGCGATCACGTCGGTGCTCGCCGCGGTGTTCATCCCGACCGCCTTCCTGAGCGGTCTGCAGGGTGAGTTCTATCGCCAGTTTGCGCTGACGATCGCCATCTCGACCATCCTGTCGGCGGTCAACTCGCTCACGCTCAGCCCGGCGCTCGCAGCGCTCCTGCTGCGCCCGCGCGCGCACGGGGTCGTGCATGACCCGCGCAGCCTGCGGGGCCGTGCCGGTCGGTTCTTCGAGACGCTCGGCCGGCCGTTCCAGCGCGCACCGCACGCCTACGGCAACACGGTGCGCAAGGTCGTGCGCGTCAGCGGCGTGGCGCTCTTGCTCTACGGTGGGCTGCTCGCGCTGACCTACTTCGGCTTCAAGGTGGTCCCGCCGGGCTTCGTGCCGATGCAGGACAAGTACTACCTCGTGGCGATCGCCCAGCTGCCCAACTCGGCCTCGCTGGACCGCACCGACGCGGTTGCCAGGCAGATGTCGAAGATCGCGCTGGCCGAGCCCGGTGTCGAAAGCGTCGTGGCGTTCCCGGGGCTGTCGATCAACGGCTTCGTCAACGTGCCGAACGCCGCGGTCATGTTCGTCATGCTCGACCCGTTCAAGGACCGCACGACGCCCGACCTCACCGCGACCGCGATCGCGGGGCGGCTGCAGGCGAAATTCGCCGGCATTCCCGACGGCTACCTCGGTGTGTTTCCGCCGCCGCCGGTGCCGGGCCTGGGGGCCACGGGCGGCTTCAAGATGCAGGTGGAAGACCGCAGCGGCGCCGGGCTCGATGCCCTGGTCCGGCAGACGCAGATCCTGATGACCAAGGCCTCCGAGTCGGGACAGGTGGTCGGCCTCATGACCAGCCTGGACGTCAATGCACCGCAGCTCGACGTGGCCATCGATCGCACCCAGGCCAAGGCCCAGGGGGTGCGCCTGGCGGATGTGTTCGAGTCGCTCCAGGTCTACCTGGGCTCGCTC
This window harbors:
- a CDS encoding FAD-dependent monooxygenase, translated to MKTIETPILICGGGGAGLSLSTFLSAQGIESMLVERHSGTSHLPKAHYLNQRTMEIFREHGIADTIYQRGTPFENMGCVVWLTSLGGDGPQDGKTIYRMDAFGGGCTKAVYEADSPSRSGNLPLLRLEPVLREFAEKSPLAKVHFSHEMMGFEQDDSGVTSIVRNLLSGEEFKVRSQYLVGADRGRTVGPAIGVNLEGQTNLVDMVSTHFSADLSKYIDDDSPLIRWFINPEGGGGWGSGAMVTMGPTHWDRHSEEWVFHFAFRPGDPDFDESLIVPRIRELLKVPELDIQIHKVSHWIVESVLADKYRGGRCVVIGDAAHRHPPTTGLGLNSGIQDAHNLAWKLAALVRNQAGDHLLDSYEQERRPVAARNTRWALFTFMNHFVTDAGFGLVAGAPPEVQVAAFRMLMVDGYEGDWARARMQEVLATQRMEFCAHDLELGFAYDGNAVVPDGTPEPARATMGDVYTPTTRPGHRLPHAWLTQNGKRVSTHDICGRGRFVLLAGAKGGAWKEAARIAARQCNADVQAYVIDVAGDLEDADGLWARLRQIEDDGAILVRPDGHVGWRAASLPLNPGEALSKVIGRILGQVTGNEDNTHHSAVEAAVAVAALEVEAS
- a CDS encoding nuclear transport factor 2 family protein, whose protein sequence is MTIHAAIAEAGAAQVAQAECSRLFVDFANAMDHHDHSRVMDLFSEDAVLERPASVLRGRQEISGFVLQRPRHHVTRHLCTNQAIDVLSNERATGLAYVLFFQAPNEGAALLPLRMPNPALVEYRAAFIRNEDRWRIDALAITVIFSN
- a CDS encoding CbrC family protein, whose protein sequence is MSRYRPPPPAPDSALHALEKKLGVVLPPVLKACYAASNGGTFGDPRRSDGEWQLHPVFDATDRKQMKRTGEDIAHYTKLALKDARFARNGISIAHDYTLLQQLFVLRDEVTGVVAEEVFMFNAIAGTWCEPYAADLRAAIDQAREPEAVQPDPARALPGFRYYADPFASGVVRTSGEACACCGKATGYIYGGSFYAVGDTSHFCPWCIADGSAAAKFDGEFNDVASIGMGEVELPAAVLAEVSQRTPSFFSYQQEQWWAHCNDAGRFLGEIEHVDRALLASEAGSDFVRAICDEADLGGDTNWQWLLDTPSRKRGTAVFVFGCLHCGRLGGYVDHS
- a CDS encoding efflux RND transporter periplasmic adaptor subunit, producing MSVALALVIAGCKETAPAAAPAKPPDVPVAEVVVRPVSPFVEFTGSLTAVKRVELRPRVAGYIQDVSVPEGRFVEKGRSLFVIDPRVFQATLNAATARLRQAEAASMLAQADHARAEQLFAQKIAARDRLDTATAALNAGKAQVDAAKAALDAARLDLSFARVTAPISGRVGQALVTEGNYVASGVTPLTTIVSIDPLHVYFDVDERTYLRSLAAGRATAAPQGSQASKVMVALLTDKTYSRPGRVDYLSNASDRATGTVRVRAVVANPDGHLTPGLFAKVKLETGAPQARVLISDQSIGTDQGSRYVLVVGKDDKTEYRPVELGPVVDGLRVIEQGLQPGERIVVKGLVRPGMQVAPQPAAIDGTPAAAAPPASGAAQ
- a CDS encoding efflux RND transporter permease subunit, translating into MTFPRFFIDRPIFAIVLSILMVIAGGVAFFQLPLSEYPAVTPPTVQVTASYPGANPKVIAETVAAPLEQAITGVEGMLYMSSQSATDGRMILTVTFAQGTNADMAQIQVQNRVSRALPRLPEEVQRQGVVTQKTSPDILMVVHLLSPDKRYDPLYISNYAYLQVRDELSRIAGVSDVLVWGAGEYSMRLWLDPNLIAARGLTAGDVIAAVREQNVQVAAGSVGQAPNSSAAFQVTVNTLGRLTDEAQFGDIIIRTGVDGQVTRLRDVARIEMGADAYALRSLLDGEPAVALQIIQSPGANALDVAQAVRTTMQRLEGNFPAGLSSRIAYDPTVFVRASLESVATTLLEAILLVVIVVVLFLRNWRASLIPLMAVPVSLIGTFAVMHLMGFSLNTLSLFGLVLSIGIVVDDAIVVVENVERHIENGEAPAQAARRAMDEVTGPIIAITSVLAAVFIPTAFLSGLQGEFYRQFALTIAISTILSAVNSLTLSPALAALLLRPRAHGVVHDPRSLRGRAGRFFETLGRPFQRAPHAYGNTVRKVVRVSGVALLLYGGLLALTYFGFKVVPPGFVPMQDKYYLVAIAQLPNSASLDRTDAVARQMSKIALAEPGVESVVAFPGLSINGFVNVPNAAVMFVMLDPFKDRTTPDLTATAIAGRLQAKFAGIPDGYLGVFPPPPVPGLGATGGFKMQVEDRSGAGLDALVRQTQILMTKASESGQVVGLMTSLDVNAPQLDVAIDRTQAKAQGVRLADVFESLQVYLGSLYVNDFNRFGRTYKVTAQADADHRMQAEAIGRLQVRNAAGNMLPLSSFVTVTPSSGPDRVIRYNGYPSADISGGAMAGVSSGQAVAVMERLAKEVLPEGMSFEWTDLTYQQKLAGDSALFIFPLCVLLAYLILAAQYNSWLLPLAVLMIVPMCLLSAILGVWLVGGDNNVFVQIGLIVLVGLAAKNAILIVEFARSLEAEGLSALDAVVEACRLRLRPILMTSLAFIAGVVPLVLASGAGAEMRHAMGIAVFAGMLGVTLFGLFLTPVFYVVMRGLAARFERPGSGTRARMEGSTS